The DNA region CTTCGTCGGTGCGTTGATAGGAGGTAGGCAATTCGACACTAATCTCATCGACGACCGCCTTCACTCCCCCAACACGTTCAACTGCACGAACAGCAGCCCATTTTTCGGCCAGGCTCTTCACCTTTCCGGAAAGGGTCACGATTCCGTCGTGCGTGGTGATTCCGATCTCTGCGGGATCAACGGTGGGTTCATATTGCAGCTCATCTAATACATCCTGTTGAAGTTGGACATTCGTTTTCATATTGTTGTTCTCCTTGATGCGTGAATCTCTCAAAAGGGAATGCTTGCAGAATTCACGAGTTCCCTATGTCGACAGATATTCTTACGAATGGAAGTAGCCTGCAGTGACTAGAATCACGCTTACCAACGTTCCTCGCAAAGCCGATGTGATGGCTCTATTGCCCATTGTGAGCCGTCGTGCTCCGAGCCCGGAGAAGGCACCGACTATGCGGATCCTCGACATTATTAACAACCACCATGGTAGACACACTCCTCTCGGCTACACCAGTGACCGAGATCACGTTTCAACCCTCCACAGCGGGGGTACGGTAGGCGAGGAGTATACGTTCCGAGAGCCGGTAGAGAGCCATGCCAAGCACAATCAAATCACCGTTTCACGTTATCCTCTTCGCCACCGATCTATCTGACCACTCGGCAGCCGCGCTACGCTATGCGGCGAGCGTGGCTACCGCCTACGGAGCTAAGCTCTTCCTGGTCCACGTGCTTGATCCAGATATCACACCGACGGATTCCTCTCCTTCAGATCTTCGCAATCTCGCACAATCTGCAATGAGTGAATTGAAGGGTATCTGCCAAAGCCTCTTGGCAACTCATGGAATTACCGCGCAGGCGATCGTTCGCTATGGCAACGTCAGGGACGTGATCTTTCAGGTTCAGCAAGAGTGTTCAGCGGATATTGTTGTGCTTGGGTCAAGTGGGAAGAAGATCAGTCGGGGCAACACGCTGGGTTCAACCGCGGAGGCCGTTCTTCGCAGTATGCCATGCAATGTCCTTACCATCGGCCCCCATATCGAATGGCACCCTTTTTCGACAAAAGCGCAGGCGATCCTCTTTCCGACGGATCTTTCTGCAGATTCACTCGCTGCGCTCCCGACCGCTGTTTCAATGGCTACCAGTCTTTCAGCAAGGCTGTTACTGCTCCACGTCTGTGACCCATACGAGCTCCATTCCTGTTTCGGAGGTGAAGTGGATTGCAAAAAGAAACTGCGGGAAGTTGCTGCATCCACTGAAACTCAGGAACTGCGAGTGGAATATTCCGCGGAAGAAGGCCGGATCGCGGAACGAACACTATCGTTCGCTAAAGAAAAACATGTTGATTTGATTGTGATGGCAATACATCAAGGCAACCTGGACGATGGAACGCGATTGCATGGAATTGTGTCTGATATTGTGAGAGAGTCGCAGTGCCCTGTCTTTACCGTGGCTCGTCACGTGGATGCTTCCTTAGCTCCGCCGCAAGGGACTTCGAAATGAAATAGCTCCCAGCGAATACAGGTCCCAAACGAATCAAACTACTAGAATCCCTGTAGCTAAAGTGCAGCCATACAAAAAAGAGTTGAGGTTCGATCACGTTCCTTGCGCATTCCCTTCCCTACACATCTACATATTGCCCAGGGCTATTCTTGGTCCCATCCTCCGGGATGTCGGTGATTGTGGCTTCGGTCAGGAGGAGAATGCTAGCGACTGACACCGCATTCTCAAGCGCGATCCGCACTACCTTCGTGGGGTCGATGATCCCAGCTTCCATCAAGTCCACATAAGTTCCGGTAGCAGCGTCAAAACCGTAGTTTCCAGTACCGGTGCGCATACGCTCCACCACAACACCTTCATCCACGGAAGAATTTATCGCAATCTGCCTGGTGGGCGCTTCCAATGCGTGATTCAATACTCGCAGGCCGATCCGTTCATCCCCATCGCATTTTGCTTCTTCTTGTGTGATCGCATCCACAGCGCGGAGCAGTACAAGGCCGCCGCCGGGAACAATGCCCTCAGCAATAGCTGCCTTTGTTGCGCTAACAGCATCTTCAAAAGCCTCTTTTCGATTTTTCATTTCGGTTTCTGAAGGGGCGCCCACTCTAATTACGGCAACACCTCCTGCCAGTTTCGCCAGGCGCTCCTGCAATTTCTCTCGGTCATAGTCGGATGTACACTTCTCGATCTCCCTGCGTATCTCATTGCAGCGGCCCTCGATCGCTTCCCTCGCCCCGCCACCCACAATGATGGTCGTTGTCTCGCGATCTATGACTACACGCTTTGCAGTTCCTAAGTCGGCGAGTGTGATGTCTGGGAGCTTGATTCCGAGTTCTTCGGCAAGAAACTTTCCGCCGGTCAGGATAGCAACATCCTGTAACATAGCCTTCCGCCGCTCCCCATAGCCTGGGGCCTTGACAGCCGCAGATATAAGGGTTCCCCGCAATTTATTGACAACGAGTGTGGCCAGCGCTTCGCCGTCAATGTCATCAGCAACTATCAGCAATGACCGCCCTGTCTTCGCAATCTGTTCCAACACAGGAACGAGATCCTGAACCGTGCTCAACTTTTTCTCGCTTAATAAGATGTAGGGTTCGTCGAGAACCGCTTGCATCTTCTCCGCGTTTGTAACGAAATATGCGGACAGGTAGCCGCGGTCAAACTGCATCCCTTCGACCACATCTAGAACTGTCTCGATGCCTTTGCTTTCTTCTATCGACACAACCCCCTCTATGCCGACCTTCTCCAAGGCATCGGCCACTAGCTCCCCGATACTTGAATCATTATGGGCAGAGATCGCCGCAACCTGAACACGTTCTTTGCGGCTGGCTACCGGCCGAGACAGAGAATGAATGGTCTGTACTGCCAGCTTCAGGCCGCGGTCCAAGCCGCGCTTCAAATCAATGGCACTCGTGCCGGCAGTGATGTTCCGCAATCCTTCAGTGAGAATAGCGAAGGCCAGAATGGTCGCGGTACTTGTTCCATCCCCTACTGCATCGCCGGTCCGTTCGGCTGCCTCGCGCATCATGCTGGCTCCAAGGTTTTCTTCAGGGCACTTGAGAGTAATTTCCTTCGCGATGGTCACTCCGTCATTGCACACGATGGGCCTTCCGAAGGCTTTCTCAATAAGGACACACTTTGACTTTGGTCCGAGAGTCACACGTACTGCGTTGGCCAGCAATGTCGCGCCCTTGAGAATCTTTTCGCGTGCTTCCGATTCGAAGAAGAGCTGTTTGCATGACATAGATAGATCGCCTCTAAGGCGACGAGTTTTCTCCTATTGGCCACGCTTTGCGGTGACCTGGATCACAATGTTGCGACCCCTGTGTGATTCCGATCACTGCGATCACATACCTCTAACCAATAGAGTGATGCTGCTAGGTAGGAGAGATCGTATGAAGACTGCCCCCGTCCCGCCCGTCCTTCCCTTTTTGGATCTTCTTTCTTCTGAAACTCTCGCAAAACTTGCTAATGTTTATGACAAACAATCACACGCAGTCACACTGTATTTCAACCGGTCGACCTTCTCGGACAAAGCTCACAGCGAAGAAGCCCTAACGTTCGAACATCTTGTAAAGTCAGCCAGGGATAAATCACAATCCGGCGATGCCAACCCTGGTTTGTCGAAGGACCTGACACGAATTTTTGGTATGGAGCCGGAGTTTCGAAGCTCGCCTAATCGATTCAAGGCGATCTTTGCATGTAGCGACAGACAGATTTGGCAAGAAATCAACCTGCCGCCATGCGGAGATTTTAGTCGTCTGGAGATCTCCCAGCGCTTCCAGATTGTCCCATTACTGCGCGCCATGGAAGCCTGTACTCCATATTGCGTAGCAATTATCGAGCATGGCAAAGCGAGAATCTTTATCGTCCATGGTACGGAAATTCACCAGATGCATCAGCTACCTTCCGAGGAGTTAACTATGGATGCAGAAGTCTCGCGTGTAGGTTGGTGTCATCATACTGATGGAAGCCTAGGAGAACGCACGAAGGCATACTTTAAATCACTCGCTCGCGACTTACGTGAACTTTTGCAGGATCTAACTTGCCAGTATCTCGTTGTTGGCTGCCGGGACGATCTTTGGTCTGAACTTAAGCCTCAACTGGTCAAGGCGGGCATGGAAGACATGATTTCGGGGCGCTTTAATCTTTCATCCTTCGATATGACGCCGGATGAAATTGTTCAGGCTGCTAGACCGGCGATCACCGGAAAGCAACGGCAACAATATAATCAGTTCTGGGAAAGTGTCCGGGAAGAGAGTGACCTAAGCGCGATTAGTGTCAACCCAGTGTTACGAAGGCTGGAATCAGGTCGCGTGCAAACTCTCTTTCTGGGAGATCTTTCCGGCAGGATTGTCACCGAGTGTGCCAACTGCCATAAATGGCTCAACGCCGGTAATCTCTGTCCTGCATGCGGAAGTTCGTACATTAATAGTCTTCCGGCAGAAGAACTATTAGTGCGCAAGGCACTATCGACAGGAGCAAATACAATTGCGCCGGACTTCGCGATGGCGGCATTGTTCGGCGAGGTGGGCGCTATTCTTCGCTACTGATGGTTCGATTATCAATGGGGCACGGCCATCCGCACCCCCTTGATAAATTAGGTGTTCAGCCTATGCATGGGCTGCGGTCTGAGACTGGGTACGATGCTGAGAAATTGCAGCAACTATATGGTGAGTATGTTCAGGCGTGTCACGTAAGGCGATATCGGCTTGTGCGACGATTCCGATACAAGTACCTTTCCCGTCAACCACCGGCACCCGCCGAACTTGGTTTCGCTCCATCTTGGCTTCGCAAGCTTCAAGCGACTCATCAGGACCACATGTCACCGTGGCCCTGCTCATTACCTCTGAGACTTTCATAGTGCCATTCGATTTCCCCGCGGCAACCGCCTTGATGCAGATATCCCGATCTGTGATGATTCCAAGCAGTTTCCGCTCCGTGCAATCATTCACGACAGGAATAGATCCGACATCGTTGGTTTTCATTAGCTCCGCCGCCTTCTGGATTGGATCGTCCGGTGTACAGCAAAAAAGTCCCTTACTCATCACATCTTTGACATTCATGAAACCTCCTTCCATCCTGCCGGTTCTCGGCGGATGACCGGTACGTCTATACTTCACGCCGGAATTTCACACTAGCAGACAGGCTGGCACGCGGCTGTGATTTTGATCACGTCTGTCGAAATGCGCAGATTTCAGCCCCGATTAACGGGAGTGATGGGCATCACTGCTCAATCACAATGCGAGCTGTACGAATAGAAAAGATCATAAAGGACATTGAGCCAAACGC from Edaphobacter paludis includes:
- a CDS encoding CBS domain-containing protein, yielding MNVKDVMSKGLFCCTPDDPIQKAAELMKTNDVGSIPVVNDCTERKLLGIITDRDICIKAVAAGKSNGTMKVSEVMSRATVTCGPDESLEACEAKMERNQVRRVPVVDGKGTCIGIVAQADIALRDTPEHTHHIVAAISQHRTQSQTAAHA
- the groL gene encoding chaperonin GroEL (60 kDa chaperone family; promotes refolding of misfolded polypeptides especially under stressful conditions; forms two stacked rings of heptamers to form a barrel-shaped 14mer; ends can be capped by GroES; misfolded proteins enter the barrel where they are refolded when GroES binds), with the translated sequence MSCKQLFFESEAREKILKGATLLANAVRVTLGPKSKCVLIEKAFGRPIVCNDGVTIAKEITLKCPEENLGASMMREAAERTGDAVGDGTSTATILAFAILTEGLRNITAGTSAIDLKRGLDRGLKLAVQTIHSLSRPVASRKERVQVAAISAHNDSSIGELVADALEKVGIEGVVSIEESKGIETVLDVVEGMQFDRGYLSAYFVTNAEKMQAVLDEPYILLSEKKLSTVQDLVPVLEQIAKTGRSLLIVADDIDGEALATLVVNKLRGTLISAAVKAPGYGERRKAMLQDVAILTGGKFLAEELGIKLPDITLADLGTAKRVVIDRETTTIIVGGGAREAIEGRCNEIRREIEKCTSDYDREKLQERLAKLAGGVAVIRVGAPSETEMKNRKEAFEDAVSATKAAIAEGIVPGGGLVLLRAVDAITQEEAKCDGDERIGLRVLNHALEAPTRQIAINSSVDEGVVVERMRTGTGNYGFDAATGTYVDLMEAGIIDPTKVVRIALENAVSVASILLLTEATITDIPEDGTKNSPGQYVDV
- a CDS encoding universal stress protein, with translation MPSTIKSPFHVILFATDLSDHSAAALRYAASVATAYGAKLFLVHVLDPDITPTDSSPSDLRNLAQSAMSELKGICQSLLATHGITAQAIVRYGNVRDVIFQVQQECSADIVVLGSSGKKISRGNTLGSTAEAVLRSMPCNVLTIGPHIEWHPFSTKAQAILFPTDLSADSLAALPTAVSMATSLSARLLLLHVCDPYELHSCFGGEVDCKKKLREVAASTETQELRVEYSAEEGRIAERTLSFAKEKHVDLIVMAIHQGNLDDGTRLHGIVSDIVRESQCPVFTVARHVDASLAPPQGTSK